The following coding sequences are from one uncultured Cohaesibacter sp. window:
- a CDS encoding ABC transporter substrate-binding protein: MRRISLALVLGLLASTAAHADITVYSAGPGALIKNLAKGFTAKTGIKANIFQATTGKVMARLEAESSNPVADVVVSASWGTATDFAAKGLLLPYESPNAKTVPDFLKMEGAVAQGVAGICIAYNTKSGLPVPKDWSDLTKPDYKDMVTLPDPAASGGTYSLVAAFAANDMTDVLQGLKNNGAIVAGANKAALNPVLQGAKADVFAAVDYITMGAKAKGESVDIVFPESGTVVAPRPIMILKSSKQQEEAKKFIDYVLSPEGQNEVAKVFLMPSRTDIKVDRPLIGDLKLLSVAKAPARDEVLAGFKKIFN; the protein is encoded by the coding sequence ATGCGTCGTATTTCTCTTGCACTTGTTCTTGGCCTTTTGGCCTCAACCGCCGCCCATGCAGACATCACGGTCTATTCTGCTGGCCCCGGTGCCCTTATCAAAAATCTTGCTAAAGGCTTCACCGCCAAAACCGGCATCAAGGCAAACATCTTTCAGGCAACCACCGGCAAGGTAATGGCTCGCCTTGAAGCCGAAAGCTCCAACCCGGTTGCCGACGTTGTCGTTTCCGCCTCTTGGGGCACGGCAACCGATTTCGCAGCAAAGGGTCTGCTTTTGCCTTATGAGAGCCCGAACGCGAAGACTGTTCCAGACTTCCTGAAAATGGAAGGCGCAGTTGCTCAGGGTGTAGCGGGCATCTGTATTGCCTACAACACCAAGTCCGGTCTACCTGTGCCTAAAGACTGGTCCGACCTGACCAAGCCTGACTATAAAGACATGGTCACCCTGCCGGATCCGGCAGCTTCCGGCGGCACCTATTCACTGGTTGCAGCTTTCGCAGCGAACGACATGACCGATGTCCTTCAAGGCCTCAAGAACAATGGCGCCATTGTAGCCGGTGCCAACAAAGCGGCTCTTAACCCTGTTCTCCAAGGCGCAAAAGCTGACGTTTTCGCCGCTGTTGACTACATCACCATGGGCGCAAAAGCCAAAGGTGAAAGCGTGGATATCGTGTTCCCCGAAAGCGGCACCGTTGTTGCGCCTCGCCCGATCATGATCCTGAAATCTTCCAAACAGCAGGAAGAAGCCAAGAAATTCATCGATTATGTGCTTTCTCCTGAAGGTCAGAATGAAGTCGCCAAGGTCTTTTTGATGCCATCTCGCACAGACATCAAGGTTGACCGTCCTCTGATCGGTGATCTGAAGCTTCTGTCGGTTGCAAAAGCGCCTGCACGTGACGAAGTTCTGGCCGGTTTCAAGAAGATCTTCAACTAA
- a CDS encoding TRAP transporter small permease has product MSGPAPAYQVHPVVFIEKLLMQLLTWLLTALFGLIFVLIVILVIMRYGFNTTIVGGSEATVMMFIYTTALGAAVDIARGKHIRIDALIDSLPAGVKIWLEGINLILIGILNAMLLYFSTQWIAVVGNSEDPVLHIAEGLIEVAIPIGCAFAILFCITRLISLVMTPTPETSN; this is encoded by the coding sequence ATGTCCGGTCCTGCTCCTGCCTATCAGGTGCATCCTGTTGTTTTTATTGAAAAACTGCTGATGCAATTATTGACATGGCTATTGACGGCTCTCTTTGGCCTGATTTTTGTCCTCATCGTCATTTTGGTGATCATGCGCTATGGCTTCAACACAACGATTGTGGGCGGCAGCGAAGCAACGGTGATGATGTTCATTTATACCACCGCGCTCGGAGCCGCAGTGGACATCGCTCGGGGCAAGCATATCCGCATCGACGCCTTGATCGACAGTTTGCCTGCCGGCGTAAAAATCTGGCTTGAAGGCATCAATCTTATTCTCATCGGAATACTGAATGCGATGCTGCTCTATTTCAGCACCCAATGGATCGCGGTGGTTGGAAACAGCGAAGACCCTGTTCTGCATATTGCGGAAGGGTTGATCGAAGTGGCCATTCCTATCGGCTGCGCCTTTGCCATTCTGTTTTGTATCACGCGTCTGATCTCGCTTGTCATGACGCCAACTCCTGAAACCTCTAACTAG
- a CDS encoding iron ABC transporter permease encodes MAQATATGAQGSALLKWIATFGLLLVVAIPCLFIIIQAIFPEFGSGSFAAPFSSFFKTLDDPALLSLARNTLLMGVGTVFCAAILAVPIAALRALFRVPGALVWDTLLLVPFMIPPYIAALGWIMTLQPRGYMEQLTGLNLSGLLFSIPGIMIIMGLNTFSVVYFVLSRTFETIGARYSDVGRVFGAGQWRSFWRITFPLAMPGLAASLLLVFAMAIEEYGTPAALGRRIGFEVLVTGIENRISEWPIDLPGSATLSLVLVCMALMAFMIQRWLLTRRDYRIVGGKPQASDKRPLGIWAVPVALWFGLISFLATGLPILAILATALSRTISGGLTPGNMGLDNFREMLEAGGDGLIALGNSLTLGVTTALLAGLLGAITAYAVVKGRGRFRIVLDALSITPNSLPGVVVAVGIILAWNQPWLPITPYNTPFILLLAYVCILLPQPVRYATASLHQLGDSLESAARVCGSGPLRAFIRIVFPLILPSMITAMILVFAVASRELVASLLVAPVGFQTIAVYIWTQFDQGSAGLGMAMAFCAIMITTLIPLGLITLLRWISKGQVAGLN; translated from the coding sequence ATGGCACAAGCAACGGCGACAGGCGCACAAGGCAGCGCTTTACTCAAGTGGATCGCCACCTTCGGGTTGCTGCTCGTCGTTGCGATTCCCTGCCTGTTCATCATCATTCAGGCAATCTTCCCCGAATTCGGGAGCGGCTCATTTGCCGCCCCCTTTTCTTCCTTTTTCAAAACCCTTGATGATCCGGCTCTGTTGAGTTTGGCCCGCAACACTTTATTGATGGGGGTCGGCACCGTTTTTTGCGCCGCTATTCTGGCTGTTCCAATTGCCGCTTTACGGGCACTGTTCAGAGTTCCCGGAGCTCTTGTCTGGGACACGCTGCTGCTCGTCCCCTTCATGATCCCGCCCTATATCGCGGCGTTGGGATGGATCATGACCTTGCAGCCTCGCGGCTATATGGAGCAATTGACGGGTCTTAATCTGTCAGGCCTCTTGTTTTCCATACCCGGTATCATGATCATCATGGGGCTCAACACTTTTTCGGTGGTCTATTTTGTGCTTTCACGCACCTTCGAGACCATTGGCGCCCGCTACAGCGATGTCGGCCGCGTTTTCGGTGCCGGACAATGGCGCTCCTTCTGGCGCATCACCTTTCCGCTGGCCATGCCCGGCCTTGCCGCGAGCCTGTTGCTTGTGTTCGCGATGGCAATTGAGGAATATGGCACCCCGGCAGCTCTTGGCCGCAGGATCGGCTTTGAAGTGCTGGTGACCGGTATTGAAAATCGCATTTCCGAATGGCCGATTGATCTGCCCGGTTCGGCAACACTCTCATTGGTGCTGGTCTGCATGGCGCTGATGGCTTTCATGATCCAGCGCTGGCTCTTGACCCGCCGCGACTATCGCATTGTTGGCGGCAAACCACAGGCCAGCGACAAGAGGCCGCTTGGAATCTGGGCTGTGCCGGTCGCGCTCTGGTTTGGCCTTATTTCATTTCTGGCCACAGGATTGCCGATCTTGGCCATTCTGGCGACAGCCCTTTCTCGCACCATTTCCGGTGGTCTTACTCCCGGAAATATGGGGCTGGATAATTTCAGGGAAATGCTGGAAGCTGGCGGCGACGGGCTCATTGCCCTTGGCAACTCGCTAACGCTGGGCGTGACAACGGCGCTTCTTGCCGGGCTTTTGGGAGCCATTACCGCTTACGCCGTGGTCAAAGGCCGAGGCCGCTTTCGCATTGTGCTTGATGCCCTTTCCATCACGCCCAACTCCCTGCCCGGAGTCGTTGTCGCTGTGGGGATCATTCTGGCCTGGAACCAGCCATGGCTGCCGATCACGCCTTACAACACGCCTTTCATCCTGCTGCTCGCCTATGTTTGCATCCTGCTACCGCAACCGGTTCGCTATGCCACCGCGTCTCTGCACCAGCTGGGCGACAGCCTTGAATCGGCGGCTCGGGTTTGTGGGTCCGGGCCCTTGCGTGCTTTCATCCGGATCGTCTTTCCGCTAATCCTTCCGAGCATGATCACCGCCATGATCCTCGTTTTTGCGGTGGCTTCACGCGAATTGGTGGCTTCGTTGCTTGTAGCGCCGGTCGGGTTTCAAACCATCGCGGTTTATATCTGGACACAGTTTGATCAGGGGTCTGCGGGTCTTGGCATGGCAATGGCCTTTTGCGCCATCATGATTACCACCTTGATCCCGCTTGGGCTCATCACCCTGCTGCGGTGGATTTCCAAAGGTCAGGTGGCCGGGCTCAACTAA
- a CDS encoding TRAP transporter substrate-binding protein gives MKKALAKLAIMAVGIGLAFPVMASDFNFKFAHSQPDSSVRHKSMLFFKDELEKETKGRISVEIFSGSQLGSEPEVMDMVKMGTVQGTRGGAFTKANKKFLIYTLPFLYDSTDAVLKAMRSDFGTHIADAAKSNGYYIPATGVAGGFRVVTNNKHAINAPEDVEGLKIRTPGIETIIKTFEALGASPTSIPYGEVYMALKMGVADGQENPPSNISVMKFYEAQKYLSLLNYQIHPDPLFVNLKWYENLPDDLKAIFDKVSKEAMAWSDEHWLASEADYLKFLSDKLEVNEISAENRAKFVEKVRPVWDFYIQNGTFSEEEVNQAIEAGK, from the coding sequence ATGAAAAAGGCACTTGCAAAACTTGCAATCATGGCCGTCGGGATCGGGCTTGCATTCCCGGTCATGGCATCAGACTTCAATTTCAAATTTGCGCATTCTCAGCCGGACAGTTCTGTTCGTCACAAATCGATGCTCTTCTTCAAGGACGAGCTTGAAAAGGAAACTAAGGGACGTATTTCCGTTGAAATCTTTTCGGGCAGCCAGCTCGGCAGCGAACCGGAAGTCATGGATATGGTCAAGATGGGCACCGTTCAGGGGACCCGTGGTGGCGCATTCACAAAGGCTAACAAGAAATTCCTGATCTATACCCTGCCATTCCTTTATGACAGCACCGACGCTGTGCTGAAAGCCATGCGCAGTGATTTCGGCACCCACATTGCTGACGCCGCCAAATCAAACGGATATTATATTCCGGCAACCGGCGTTGCTGGTGGTTTCCGCGTTGTGACCAACAACAAACACGCCATCAATGCGCCTGAAGATGTTGAAGGCCTCAAAATCCGCACGCCGGGCATCGAAACAATCATCAAGACCTTTGAAGCATTGGGCGCCAGCCCGACTTCCATCCCTTATGGCGAAGTCTATATGGCCTTGAAAATGGGCGTTGCTGATGGACAGGAAAACCCACCGAGCAACATCTCTGTGATGAAATTCTACGAAGCCCAGAAATATCTCTCCCTGCTGAACTACCAGATTCATCCAGATCCCCTTTTCGTGAATCTGAAATGGTATGAGAACCTGCCTGACGACCTGAAAGCAATTTTCGACAAGGTCAGCAAGGAAGCCATGGCATGGAGCGACGAGCATTGGCTGGCATCTGAAGCAGACTATCTCAAATTCCTCAGCGACAAGCTGGAAGTGAATGAGATTTCGGCAGAAAACCGCGCCAAATTCGTTGAAAAAGTACGCCCAGTCTGGGACTTCTACATCCAGAACGGCACATTCTCTGAAGAAGAGGTCAACCAGGCTATCGAAGCCGGTAAATAA
- a CDS encoding TRAP transporter large permease, translated as MLLLIGSLVLFMLIGVPIAYSMGLSGLLYFLVYQPDLIAVLPARVYAGMNSSVMLSLPLFIVMGHLMNHGGLTGRLIDFCMLFVGRLRGGLGLVSVLTAMVFGGISGSSVSDAASIGQVMIPAMKNKGYPVRTATGLIAASSTMGMIIPPSIPMVIYAFAASESVGRLFLGSLIAGVMVGVLMLGIVLVIAHKNKFPREEVDLAPVKVLRSTMEGLPALLMPLIVVGSVVTGIATATESAAVGALYALLVGLFVYRGLTFRDLPKLFGEAILSSANVMIIIAFSGVFTWILALEHVTQMIGMLFVQLQLGPTTAMLAVAVVILLIGFFVDVSPAILLLTPVFLPALKMLGVSPIQFGAVLISGLAVGLVTPPVGMCLNVCASVSGESILSVFRGALPFLLANFLVVLLLCLFPVLSTWLPALLMG; from the coding sequence ATGCTCTTGCTTATTGGCAGCCTCGTTCTGTTTATGCTCATCGGTGTTCCCATCGCTTATTCGATGGGATTGTCAGGGCTTCTCTATTTTCTCGTTTATCAACCGGATCTGATCGCCGTTCTGCCTGCTCGTGTCTATGCGGGCATGAACAGCTCGGTCATGCTCTCGCTTCCCCTTTTCATTGTCATGGGCCATCTGATGAACCATGGTGGGCTGACCGGTCGCCTGATCGATTTCTGCATGCTGTTCGTTGGGCGGCTCAGAGGCGGGCTTGGTCTGGTCTCTGTTTTAACGGCGATGGTCTTTGGCGGCATCTCCGGCTCTTCAGTTTCCGATGCTGCGTCCATCGGCCAGGTGATGATCCCGGCCATGAAGAACAAGGGCTATCCGGTGCGCACGGCAACGGGCCTGATCGCGGCTTCCTCAACGATGGGCATGATCATTCCGCCGTCCATCCCTATGGTCATTTATGCCTTCGCTGCGTCCGAGTCGGTGGGGCGTCTGTTCCTTGGCAGTCTTATCGCAGGCGTCATGGTTGGCGTGCTGATGCTCGGCATCGTTCTGGTGATTGCCCATAAAAACAAGTTCCCGCGTGAAGAGGTGGATCTGGCCCCTGTCAAGGTGCTGCGCAGCACCATGGAAGGCCTGCCAGCTTTGCTGATGCCGCTTATTGTGGTTGGCTCTGTGGTAACAGGGATCGCCACGGCAACGGAATCCGCAGCGGTTGGCGCGCTCTATGCGTTGCTTGTGGGGCTGTTCGTTTATCGCGGGCTGACCTTCAGGGATCTGCCAAAGCTGTTTGGCGAAGCCATTCTCAGTTCGGCCAATGTCATGATTATCATTGCCTTCTCCGGCGTCTTTACCTGGATTTTGGCGCTTGAGCATGTCACGCAGATGATCGGCATGTTGTTCGTCCAGCTGCAGCTCGGCCCGACAACCGCGATGCTTGCTGTTGCTGTGGTCATTCTGCTGATCGGCTTCTTTGTTGATGTCAGCCCGGCGATTCTGCTGCTGACCCCGGTCTTCCTGCCTGCCCTGAAAATGCTCGGGGTTTCGCCCATCCAGTTTGGTGCGGTGCTGATTTCCGGTCTTGCCGTAGGGTTGGTTACGCCACCAGTTGGCATGTGTCTTAATGTCTGTGCCAGTGTTTCTGGCGAGAGCATTTTGTCCGTGTTCCGCGGGGCTTTGCCATTCTTGCTGGCGAACTTCCTTGTCGTTCTGCTGCTCTGCCTCTTCCCGGTTCTGAGCACATGGCTACCCGCTCTCCTGATGGGGTAG